The Streptomyces clavuligerus genome includes a region encoding these proteins:
- a CDS encoding DUF6232 family protein, producing MSTGSLPTGLTESIDIRVSKRLLWIGGAAYPLHNIARVYTYTLNPRRKEAVLRFFRRVGITLAVTAALTLLGGTIAALAQGEETPATLLGLMWLASGAFMIYALVDMIAVLTAQPHFVLGVETAGASTAVVSGRDHGQLRQLVHLISDAIENPQAEFQVRVERLVISSPSNYYFGDNVNMYGGSNNVGMANS from the coding sequence ATGTCGACAGGGAGCCTTCCCACCGGGCTGACGGAGTCGATCGACATCCGGGTCAGCAAACGGCTGCTCTGGATCGGCGGCGCCGCCTACCCGCTCCACAACATCGCGCGTGTCTACACCTACACCCTCAACCCCCGGCGCAAGGAGGCGGTCCTGCGCTTTTTCCGGAGGGTGGGGATCACCCTCGCGGTGACCGCGGCGCTCACCCTCCTCGGCGGGACCATCGCGGCGCTGGCCCAGGGGGAGGAAACCCCCGCCACCCTGCTCGGGCTGATGTGGCTGGCCTCCGGGGCCTTCATGATCTACGCCCTCGTGGACATGATCGCGGTGCTGACCGCGCAGCCCCACTTCGTCCTCGGCGTCGAGACCGCCGGTGCCTCGACCGCCGTGGTCTCCGGGAGGGACCACGGGCAGCTCCGGCAGCTCGTCCACCTCATATCCGACGCCATCGAGAACCCGCAGGCGGAGTTCCAGGTGCGGGTGGAGCGGCTGGTGATCAGCAGTCCCAGCAACTACTACTTCGGTGACAACGTGAACATGTACGGCGGCAGCAACAACGTGGGGATGGCGAACTCATGA
- a CDS encoding TioE family transcriptional regulator, which translates to MGKNLQSGERRLRPVDLAREHGLSTQAVRNYEEEGILPPAGRTAHGYRVYAPLHARALRAFLALVPAHGHRTAASIMRAVHEGTVDEAFRLIDGSHVQLLDDRRTLQAVEQALRELEPIGHSDLSDLSDLSDPIEPSDSNEPFGPTECSGSAECSDSGADTVTGPGGTFIGPLARGLGIRPATLRAWERAGLVRPRRDPRTGYRVYDESAVRDARLTRQLRRGGHPLERIAPLITEVRTAGGLAPLEAALGDWHARLRARGRALLAGAAELEGYLRERG; encoded by the coding sequence ATGGGGAAAAACCTTCAAAGCGGTGAACGGAGGCTCCGGCCGGTCGACCTCGCTCGTGAGCACGGTCTGTCGACGCAGGCGGTCCGGAACTACGAGGAGGAGGGCATCCTTCCGCCCGCCGGGCGCACCGCTCACGGCTACCGGGTCTACGCCCCGCTGCACGCGCGGGCCCTGCGCGCGTTCCTCGCCCTGGTACCGGCCCACGGCCATCGGACGGCGGCGTCGATCATGCGGGCCGTGCACGAGGGCACGGTGGACGAGGCGTTCCGGCTCATCGACGGGAGCCACGTCCAACTCCTCGACGACCGCCGCACCCTCCAGGCGGTGGAACAGGCCCTCCGCGAGCTGGAGCCCATCGGGCACTCCGATCTCTCCGATCTCTCTGATCTCTCCGATCCCATCGAGCCTTCTGATTCCAACGAACCCTTCGGCCCCACTGAGTGCTCCGGTTCCGCCGAGTGCTCCGACTCCGGCGCCGATACGGTGACGGGCCCCGGCGGCACGTTCATCGGCCCCCTGGCGCGCGGCCTCGGCATCCGCCCCGCGACGCTGCGCGCCTGGGAACGTGCCGGGCTCGTCCGCCCGCGCCGCGACCCCCGCACCGGCTACCGCGTCTACGACGAGTCCGCCGTACGGGACGCCCGTCTCACCCGTCAACTCCGGCGCGGCGGCCATCCGCTGGAACGGATCGCCCCGCTGATCACCGAGGTCCGCACCGCCGGCGGCCTCGCCCCGCTGGAAGCCGCTCTGGGCGACTGGCACGCCCGGCTCCGCGCCCGTGGACGGGCGCTGCTGGCGGGGGCCGCCGAACTGGAGGGATATCTGCGCGAGCGCGGCTGA